A stretch of DNA from Dokdonia sp. PRO95:
TTTAGATAACTGTCTCGGTATAAATAATGCTATTGTATTTAATAGTGATTATTATCGTATTGTACTGGCAATAGGTGTTATGGCGGTAATTGTAGCAGTAATTTTAAATATGGTGTTGATTCCCACACTGGGTATAAATGGTGCTGGTGTGGCAACGCTTATCGCAACGGTAGGCTACTCGCTTGCCAAATTACTTGTGGTGCAAGCCAAATTTAAAATGCAACCATTTTCTAAAAAGTCGCTATTAACCTGTGGAGTGATTGCTACCTTGTTTTGTGGATTTTACTTTTGGGATTTTTCTTTTAATCCGCTAGTGGCAATTGTTGTAAAAGGCACTATGTTGGGAAGTATATACCTCATACTTTCTTATAAGCTTGAACTTTCTTTAGATATTAATAACGCGATCGATAGCTTGCTTGGTAATGTGTTTAAAAGATAGAAATTTTACTTAATAACATAGAAAAACCCCGATTTACAATTGTAAATCGAGGCTTTAACAAACCAACCAAAGTTATCGTTAGTATTTGAGGATTAACATTTATCCTCGTACACGTATTTTTTTATTCTTCTTAATCTTTATATTTCTTCCGTTTGCACGCTGTGCTCTGTGTATACGGTAGTTATAATCTACAAGATCTACAATACGACCTCTTCTATTATAAATCACTTTCATATCTCCTACACGATCTAGACGACCATTTGTATATCTTAAGGCAACAGAACCTATCTGTCTTACTTTACCACGACGGTTGTAATCTATGAGATTACGACCTACTTTATAAATTTCACCTTGACGGTTATACTTTACAAAAGTGTTATTTCTGTAAGGATATGTTACACCGTAGGCGTGTCCTGGCGTACCTTGATTAAAACCTCTGCGCCCTTGTGTGCGAGTTTGATATCTATTACCACGTTGTGTAAAATCAAACTGTCCATTTGTATATACCTCAAAGGTGATACCTCGCTCAGTAAATGTGATAGACTGTGGTACATTGTAACGTGGCCCTCTTTCTGTAGTGTGATCGAGATCTGTCACTGTGTTTGCTTGTGCAGTCATTCCTCCTAGAAACAATACTGCGATTAATAGCTTTTTCATAATATAAAAGTATTAGGGTTGATACGTTACCGTCTTTCGGTGTACGCTTGCTAGTTAGTTTGCAATCAGCGTGCCAGAAATAGAAAAACCTTGTTACGTACAGTGTTTATAGGTGTTTACGCTTTCGCGAAAAGGTGAGATGAATTATACATTTAGCAGTCTATTATATCTGAGAGGTACGTATTTTTATAATTACTAAAGATTTACTCTTTTATGTTTAGGATATTTTAGTTCGTAACTGAATTCCTTTTTAGAGCTATCTGATGGAGCAAGGTTTATAGTCCATTCGAGCAAACCTGTGTCTTTATCGTAAGCCGCATCTGCGGTTTCGATATCATCTACTTTGATTTCCTTGTTTTGAGATACAGGAACGCGATCTACCATTTTTAGGTTGATAGGTGTATTTTTATTATTTCTCACTGTTGTTGAGTATGCCATATCAACAATACGTTGCGAACCTATAAAAGAAGTCGACTTAAAATTATCTAGCTGTTTACGCTTTACGACGATATTAGGATCTACGCCAAGTGATACAGATAACTCCTCTGTAGTCTCTAGCGGATTGATATACGTCTTACCAGAAAAACTACCTTCAAAGTAAATATTTGCTTCTCCAGGAAGTAAACTATAACGCACCCAGTCTTTTATTGAAGCTGTAAGAAATACATTCTCATTTATAGCTGGAGCGACAAAATATTCATAGGTTGCTGGTACTTCAAACTTATCAATTTCTATTACGGTCACATCTCCATCGGAGTCAATTGAGTATTTTTTATTGATTTCAAAAGTTGTGGTGGTTATTCCTTCTGTTTTGGTGTCTCCTGTGGCTGTTAGTTTTGAACTTTCAAATCCATTCTTGGTTTTAATAATTACTACTCCATTTCTCGCCTTAGCACCATAAATCGATGTAGCGCTTAGACCTTTGAGTACGTCTATATTTTTTATGTTACTAGCATCAATTTCATTGATTTCCCTAATTGATTTTTGAGAACTATATGGAATTCCATCAATAATAAATAACGGTGGATTACTTGAATTTATTGACGAATAGCCTCTTATAACAACATTTGTCGAGCCACCAGCCAATCCTGATGTGTTATTTATTGCTACACCCGACGCTTTACCTGAAAGAATATCATTAAGTGTATAATCTTCTTTCTTTGCAGGTTTTGGTGATTGCCCCCTTAGAGACCCAGATGTACCATAAGCAGTAATTACCACCTCTTCAAGTGCATTATCTATTTCTAAGTTTGCATTAATAATACTAGCGTGAATAGGAATTTCCTTAGTTTTAAAGCCTACAAAAGAAAACGCTAGCGTTTCTCCTTCATTTACTTGAAGAGTGTATTTTCCATCAAAGTCAGTTTGCGTCCCGTTTGTTGTTCCTTTTACTATAACATTTGCGCCAGGTAACGGTCCATTATCTTCAGTAACTATTCCTGTGATGGTTTTAATAGTAGGGTTGTATTTATAGTTGTATGCCTTTGTAGCATTACTATTGTTACGGTAATTACGATTTACAAAACGTAAGTATTTTGTGTCAATAGTTGGCTTAAGGTTGTTTGTATTAGGATCTCCTGTTGATAATACAAGGTTGACATCATCCCATTCTATTCCTGTTTTTTGATATAAATGGGCTTTGTATGATAATTGTAAAGGTGCATCGGTAGCAATTGCTTTTAAGTCATATTCTGGATACCAGCCTGCTTCGCTTACATTATAGGTGATTTTAAGGTTCAAAGTCTCTTGCTGTTCACCGTTAAGTTTAAGTGTAATCTGACCTTTGCTTTTTTCTTCTGTGACGTTTAGTTCGTTAAATTGCTTCGTAAGGTCATTTACACGACGTTGTAAGGTTGTTTTTTCAATTTCGGCATCTAGAATTCCATTTTTAATTTCAGTTACGCGTTTTCTGTAGTAAGTAGATAGCTCCTTGATTTTAGCTAGATCTATTTCTGTGGTGTTGCTACCTAGTCGTTGGTTTGAAGTAATTACTTCTTCTTCTTTATGTAAACCACTCATAAGACTATTAAGCTTGAGGATATCTGTCTCAAGTTTAGTTTTTAAACTTCGTAAACTGTCTACTTTCTTTGTATTGAGTTGTTCTGTGAGATAGTTAATCCCGAAATTAATAGAGAGTATCGAGGCGTCTTTTAAGCCAGAAATCTGGATGCTACTTTCATCAATATCGTTTGAGAGATTATCAAATAGAAAGCTATTTGTTCCCTCCATAACCATAACTTCAGTAGTACGTTCTATTTGTGCGCCACTTAGGTAGACAGTTACTTTAGATAGGTTAGTACTTTTAGTTTGTGGTGGGGTAGAAGACGCTTTCGCGAAAGCGTAACTCATCAAACATAAGGCGAGTAATAATGTAGTTCTTTTCATTGGTGTGATTTTTATAGTTGGTCAAATCTATAAGCACACCTATGAAAATAAAATAGGTATTGAGTGAGTGAGTTATCTCAATGAGTAAACTAGCTATTTGGGCTGTTCATAATCCAGAAACTTACTCTTAAGCTCTGGAGTAGGGATCATACAGGCTTCTTTTTTGCCAAACCATTTATAGCGATTACGGGCAATAAAATCATAAACCCCATCACGCAAGAATCTCGGAAGAATTAAAAACACTGCAAGCAAAGGCCAGCCCGCAGATAATTGCTTTGCAATGTGAAGCGCCGCCGTAGATTTTGCATAGGCTTTGTCTTCAGTCACTAAAATGATAGAGTCTATCTTATCAAGATCTATATGATGTTTTGAAGCAAGTTCTTTTCCTATCTCGCTTTGCAATGGAGCATATCTAAATAGATCCTTCTTATCACGCTGTATGATAAAGGTGATGGCCCCGTTGCATAAATTGCAAACTCCGTCAAAAAGGATGATTTTTTTAGTCATACTAATGATAGGCTATTACTTAGCATTCTTCTTTTTGCGTTGTACGAGCTCTAGTTGTTCTAGAGAAACATTTGTGGTAAACATCCCGTAATCTACGGTGGCTTTGCCTTTTTCTATACTATCTATCACTCCCACAGCCTTACCATCAAACATACGCACGCGATCTCCTTCTCTTAAAATAACCTTTGGTTTTACAACCTCTGGTGCTGCTTTCTTAGCCTCTTTCTTTTTCTCACGTATAACTTTTACGTGCTTTTCGGCTTCTTTTTTTGTGGCGATTGCTTTGGCTTTTTCTGCTTTGGCTTGTTTTGCACTTTGTTTTTTACGCTTACTATTTTCTATCTGTACGATTTTCATAAACTCGGCTACGAGTTCGCGTTTTTTCTTATCGTGATAGAATTTCTTGCTTATGCCATCTAGCTTTGTACCTAAGTAAATCAAGCGCTGGTTGCTGTCATACAGTTCTTGGTAAGCCTCTAGTTTGCTTTGTACCTTCTCGTTTATTTCGGCGAGTTGAGCTTTTTCTTTTACGGCTTGTTGTTCTTTCGCTTTAAGCGAACTAGTAGTTTTTGAAAGTTTGCTGCGCTCCTTTTGTAGGTTTGCAATACTCTTGTCAAAACGTATTTTTCCACGCTCTACCTTTTTCTTAGAGCGGTTTATAAGCGAGTAGGGGATGCCATTTTTTTGTGCCACCTCAAAGGTAAAAGAGCTTCCCGCTTCTCCCATATGTAGCTTAAATAGTGGCTCCAGTGTGCGTGCATCAAAAAGCATATTTGCATTTACAATCTCTGGCGTCTCGTTTGCCATCATCTTGAGATTTGCATAGTGCGTTGTGATAATACCAAAGGCCTCACGCTCGTGAAAGACCTCAAGAAACGTCTCTGCCAGCGCACCACCCAGCTCAGGATCTGATCCCGTACCAAACTCATCTATAAGAATAAGCGTGTTTTTATCACACTTCTTAAGGAAGTAGTTCATATTTTTAAGGCGGTAGCTATAGGTACTTAAGTGATTTTCTATACTCTGGTTATCACCTATATCTGTAAGAATCTTATTAAACAGGCACATTCTAGAATACTCGTGTACCGGAATAAGCATACCACTTTGTAGCATTACTTGCAACAGCCCTACGGTTTTTAAAGTGATACTCTTACCGCCGGCATTAGGCCCAGAAATCACAATAATGCGACTCCCTTGATCTAGGTGTATATCTTGCGGATACGTCTTCTCATTTTTTGCATTGTTATTAAGAAGAAGTAGCGGGTGATAGGCATCTTTTATGGTAAGTTCTCTATCTGTAGTAATTTTAGGAAGTAAGCCATTCAGCTTTTCGGCATACTTCATTTTTGCGGCAATTACATCTATGTCGCTCAGTAGCTCTTGATACTCCTCAAATAGTGGGATGAAAGGACGCATCGCATTAGTAAGTTCTTTAAGAATACGTTTTACCTCCTCATCTTCCTCAAAAATAAGATTGTTAAGTTCGCGCTGCGCCTGTAGCGTAGCTTCTGGTTGTATATAAGTGATGCTCCCCGTCTTTGAGCTACCCATAATAGAACCTTTTACCTTACGTCTATGCATCGCAGTTACAGCAAGTACACGCACATTATCTACTATAGTCTCGCGTATGTCATCTAGATAGCCATAACCAGCATACTGCCCTAGTGCGCTAGAGAAGCTTGAGTTTATACGACCCTTAGTTTGGTTAATCGCTCGGCGTAAAGTGCCTAGGGTAGGTGTTGCATCATCGCGCACCTCACCATATTTATCTATAATTCTTGTGACAGCATCTATAATCGCTGTGGTATACTCTGTTTCCCTTACTGTATTATAAAGCGTAGGGTAGAGTTCTTCAAACTTTTTAAAAAACTTGAGGTGAATATTTACCGTTTCAGAGATGCTAGATAGTTTTTTAAAACTCCCCTTCTCAAGGGTACTATCTTCTATGGCTAGGTATTTTAACTCGTGGTCAAGACTATCAAAGCCGTGATTAGGTATCGCACTATCTGCCGTTCTAGAAGACAGATACTCATTAGTCTGATGAAGGCCAAAAAGCGCTTGCTTAGGTGTAGGGTAGGGCTCTATGGTGAGCGCTTTTGCTTTACCTTTTTCTGTCGTACAACGCTCAGAAACCTGCTCACAAACAATATCAAATTCTAAGTCTTGAAGTGTCTTTTTATTGATTTTTATCATAGGGATCTCGCTTTCGCGAAAGCGTAATAGAACCACAACGGCTCTGTAATTATTTCTTTTTTCTCTAGCTTTGAGTTGTCTAATAGCAATGACAAACTCTTATACAAAAATACGGATTATGCACGTAAATATAGAAGACAGCTGGAAGCAAGAACTCACTGCCGAATTTGAGAAGCCTTATTTTAAATCGCTTACCAGATTTGTAAAGGAGGAGTATGCTACACACACGTGCTATCCGCCGGCTGGGGAGATTTTTTCTGCCTTTGATCATTGCCCTTTTGATAAGGTAAAAGTCGTGATTATAGGTCAAGATCCTTATCACGGAGCTGGACAGGCTAACGGACTTTGCTTTTCTGTGCAAGATGGCGTAGCGCATCCTCCATCACTTAAAAATATCTTTAAGGAGCTAGAAACAGATATGGGACCACCTACACCAGTATCTGGTAATCTAGATAGATGGGCAGCACAAGGAGTTTTACTTCTCAATGCAACGCTTACAGTAAGAGCAGGCGAAGCAGGATCTCATCAAAAGCAAGGCTGGGAGCAGTTTACAGATGTGGTGATAGATACGCTTTCGCGAAAGCGTGAAAACATCATTTTCTTACTCTGGGGAGGATTTGCCAAAAAGAAAGGTAGAAAGATAGATGCGTCAAAACATTTTATCCTACTCTCTGGACATCCATCACCACTAAGCGCAAACCGTGGTTACTGGTTCGGTAATAAGCATTTTAGTAAGGTAAATGAGATTTTACTGAGCAAAGGAGAAGCGCCAATAAACTGGTAAAACAAGACATAAAAAAAACGACGCCGAAAATTTGAATTAGCTTTCAGCGCCGTTTACTTTAAAGGTTGAATATTATTCTTCTTCCTCTGCTTCAGGTTCTGCAACTTCATTGCATGAAAATTGCAATAGCAGGAAATTGATAGCAATTAGGATTGCCATCACAATAAAAAAAATGGTCATTAAAAAAAATAAGTAGTTTGTTACCTATAGATACATATCAATGGGAAAGGTTGCGTGCGTACTTAATAAAATTAGAGAGATTTCTTGAAAAGACTCGCATCAAGCTGATTATCTATCATTTTTAAATCTGATAGTCTTGATTGAATACGCACAATTTCCTTGTCTGTAATCTGATCTTGGGACCAAGTGGTCATTGTGAGCCATTTTTGAATATCTTCTAGCTGCTGCTCATATCTATTTGCAAGTGTGCGGTCTATGGAAGGTATATTTTTAAAATCTGCAGATACTGTATTAATAGTTTCTAGTACGACTTTGATAGCATCATTGTTTTCAGAAACAAAATCTTCTCTACCTGCGATTACAAAGCAACTCCAAGGTGTAGGAAAATCACCCAGTCTTTTGAACACTCCTTTATCTACAATAGGTTTTGTAGTAAAGTGTTCCCACATGAAATAATCTGCAGTACCTTCTGTAAGTGCTGTAATAGCGCCATCTAAGGTGTTT
This window harbors:
- a CDS encoding polysaccharide biosynthesis C-terminal domain-containing protein → MIGKYVAIENVAYYAVAIYIATVIGVPARAMHQITYPMVAGMLNNKQWEDMRILYKKSSLSLLVISGLLFLLICCNIKSLYLIVGPAYATAIYVVLCISASKLLDNCLGINNAIVFNSDYYRIVLAIGVMAVIVAVILNMVLIPTLGINGAGVATLIATVGYSLAKLLVVQAKFKMQPFSKKSLLTCGVIATLFCGFYFWDFSFNPLVAIVVKGTMLGSIYLILSYKLELSLDINNAIDSLLGNVFKR
- a CDS encoding DUF4139 domain-containing protein; amino-acid sequence: MKRTTLLLALCLMSYAFAKASSTPPQTKSTNLSKVTVYLSGAQIERTTEVMVMEGTNSFLFDNLSNDIDESSIQISGLKDASILSINFGINYLTEQLNTKKVDSLRSLKTKLETDILKLNSLMSGLHKEEEVITSNQRLGSNTTEIDLAKIKELSTYYRKRVTEIKNGILDAEIEKTTLQRRVNDLTKQFNELNVTEEKSKGQITLKLNGEQQETLNLKITYNVSEAGWYPEYDLKAIATDAPLQLSYKAHLYQKTGIEWDDVNLVLSTGDPNTNNLKPTIDTKYLRFVNRNYRNNSNATKAYNYKYNPTIKTITGIVTEDNGPLPGANVIVKGTTNGTQTDFDGKYTLQVNEGETLAFSFVGFKTKEIPIHASIINANLEIDNALEEVVITAYGTSGSLRGQSPKPAKKEDYTLNDILSGKASGVAINNTSGLAGGSTNVVIRGYSSINSSNPPLFIIDGIPYSSQKSIREINEIDASNIKNIDVLKGLSATSIYGAKARNGVVIIKTKNGFESSKLTATGDTKTEGITTTTFEINKKYSIDSDGDVTVIEIDKFEVPATYEYFVAPAINENVFLTASIKDWVRYSLLPGEANIYFEGSFSGKTYINPLETTEELSVSLGVDPNIVVKRKQLDNFKSTSFIGSQRIVDMAYSTTVRNNKNTPINLKMVDRVPVSQNKEIKVDDIETADAAYDKDTGLLEWTINLAPSDSSKKEFSYELKYPKHKRVNL
- a CDS encoding thiol-disulfide oxidoreductase DCC family protein, whose amino-acid sequence is MTKKIILFDGVCNLCNGAITFIIQRDKKDLFRYAPLQSEIGKELASKHHIDLDKIDSIILVTEDKAYAKSTAALHIAKQLSAGWPLLAVFLILPRFLRDGVYDFIARNRYKWFGKKEACMIPTPELKSKFLDYEQPK
- a CDS encoding DNA mismatch repair protein MutS — encoded protein: MIKINKKTLQDLEFDIVCEQVSERCTTEKGKAKALTIEPYPTPKQALFGLHQTNEYLSSRTADSAIPNHGFDSLDHELKYLAIEDSTLEKGSFKKLSSISETVNIHLKFFKKFEELYPTLYNTVRETEYTTAIIDAVTRIIDKYGEVRDDATPTLGTLRRAINQTKGRINSSFSSALGQYAGYGYLDDIRETIVDNVRVLAVTAMHRRKVKGSIMGSSKTGSITYIQPEATLQAQRELNNLIFEEDEEVKRILKELTNAMRPFIPLFEEYQELLSDIDVIAAKMKYAEKLNGLLPKITTDRELTIKDAYHPLLLLNNNAKNEKTYPQDIHLDQGSRIIVISGPNAGGKSITLKTVGLLQVMLQSGMLIPVHEYSRMCLFNKILTDIGDNQSIENHLSTYSYRLKNMNYFLKKCDKNTLILIDEFGTGSDPELGGALAETFLEVFHEREAFGIITTHYANLKMMANETPEIVNANMLFDARTLEPLFKLHMGEAGSSFTFEVAQKNGIPYSLINRSKKKVERGKIRFDKSIANLQKERSKLSKTTSSLKAKEQQAVKEKAQLAEINEKVQSKLEAYQELYDSNQRLIYLGTKLDGISKKFYHDKKKRELVAEFMKIVQIENSKRKKQSAKQAKAEKAKAIATKKEAEKHVKVIREKKKEAKKAAPEVVKPKVILREGDRVRMFDGKAVGVIDSIEKGKATVDYGMFTTNVSLEQLELVQRKKKNAK
- a CDS encoding uracil-DNA glycosylase encodes the protein MHVNIEDSWKQELTAEFEKPYFKSLTRFVKEEYATHTCYPPAGEIFSAFDHCPFDKVKVVIIGQDPYHGAGQANGLCFSVQDGVAHPPSLKNIFKELETDMGPPTPVSGNLDRWAAQGVLLLNATLTVRAGEAGSHQKQGWEQFTDVVIDTLSRKRENIIFLLWGGFAKKKGRKIDASKHFILLSGHPSPLSANRGYWFGNKHFSKVNEILLSKGEAPINW
- a CDS encoding substrate-binding domain-containing protein; translated protein: MTTVRIGGVPEHFNLPWHLAIEDEMFKEQGVDVQWIDFPEGTGAMNKALRDNEIDLAVILTGGIIKDIANGNPSKILQIFVSSPLQWGVHVAGNSTLQSIEELENKVCAISRYGSGSHVMAHVQAEQRGWNTDELKFEVINTLDGAITALTEGTADYFMWEHFTTKPIVDKGVFKRLGDFPTPWSCFVIAGREDFVSENNDAIKVVLETINTVSADFKNIPSIDRTLANRYEQQLEDIQKWLTMTTWSQDQITDKEIVRIQSRLSDLKMIDNQLDASLFKKSL